From Bacteroidales bacterium, one genomic window encodes:
- a CDS encoding poly(beta-D-mannuronate) C5 epimerase codes for MKRTRFKNGIIPKGKMMVIIAVFFAGIVHAQQSPQQSIKTIYPTKDWVISDFVVTDFGAKAQPDFDNRVAFQAAIDAAHSNGGGVVYIPAGNYEFRSAQTGTRNVRVRKGSEQSQKEFNYQYVLRLPPGVQLRGDWADPELNNGKVLGTILEVRVGKNAPGYNASVESWWNDSQAGNALRTTYTSIADRFIEMREGTGVTNLSVWYPEQDINDIKPYPWTLFQTSGDCATVENVTFVNAYNGFYSAPSELHYVLNSYMTALNTGIEVHVCTDIGRIENVKIDPKYWANSGLPGSPSLAKVTEYTRANGTGFNMHRSDWEYVSYLYVTGYKTGMWIGREPGYADTPNAQLYEIHIKNCGNGLYVQDVNPYGLLISNSTFGTDKEGNAVYFYNDFRTSVQFNGVDFTGPVVSDGSDGVVSFESCTFDKYREYALRINKGNVLLTQCDFKQPANHVILGIDMKTLKSVNSGYNRKLEVKNNSRSAKIEMNSGNEYAFEPIPKNIKTDISKHPRPVSNKVIKADLPRVTGFNNDSPAKDISADLQAALNAVKTAGGGTLYLPAGRYLVNSPVKVPSGVELRGTWDVQHHTKNGGTAIFTTYTGGAAGEKGPSLIQLDAGAGIRGITIVQTNLTTDGASVSDPRITPFLIQGQGKNVYVVNTTVALGDKGIDLASYNTGGHYVDYFAGVLVRAGIWVGGGAEGGFIRNMQFNPHYGSRLPQGGQGYPRASMTRFVQSNCSALKFADVKNQTIFNNFVYGSIYGIHFLKDAITGKNPGEMTVIGHGSDGCTFSLFVEDADKNTKIVAINSELVNTQITSQPVRSYILMGDKVKTDKVHPDAQLILYNSAFWGSPVIGAIINNGTVRIQQGNYTRSGAPGIDNRGGKVHVYTTFFAQRMTGEAAGDNVYAKLHETGVSTELTNNYYVSGLRKSKAGTGRIFGSDIVLGTD; via the coding sequence ATGAAAAGAACCAGGTTCAAAAACGGGATCATACCGAAAGGCAAAATGATGGTCATTATTGCCGTATTTTTCGCGGGCATCGTTCATGCACAACAGTCGCCCCAACAAAGTATAAAAACCATTTATCCTACAAAAGATTGGGTAATATCTGACTTTGTAGTGACCGACTTCGGTGCAAAAGCACAGCCGGATTTTGACAACAGGGTAGCTTTTCAGGCGGCTATTGATGCTGCACACAGCAATGGCGGCGGCGTAGTGTATATTCCGGCAGGTAATTATGAGTTCCGTAGTGCACAAACCGGTACGAGAAATGTTAGAGTACGCAAGGGAAGCGAACAATCTCAGAAAGAGTTTAATTACCAATATGTCCTGCGGCTCCCGCCGGGCGTACAGCTCCGCGGAGACTGGGCAGACCCTGAATTAAACAATGGGAAAGTTCTCGGAACCATTCTTGAGGTGCGCGTGGGGAAAAATGCACCCGGTTATAACGCATCTGTTGAAAGCTGGTGGAACGACTCACAGGCCGGTAATGCACTCCGTACTACTTATACCAGCATCGCCGACAGGTTCATAGAAATGAGGGAAGGAACCGGCGTGACGAACCTGTCCGTATGGTACCCAGAACAGGATATCAACGACATTAAGCCATATCCGTGGACATTATTTCAAACAAGCGGCGATTGTGCGACTGTTGAAAACGTAACCTTTGTAAACGCTTACAACGGTTTCTATTCCGCGCCGAGCGAGTTGCATTATGTGTTGAATAGCTACATGACCGCTCTCAATACCGGAATCGAAGTTCATGTGTGTACCGACATCGGACGTATTGAGAATGTCAAAATAGACCCGAAATACTGGGCAAACTCAGGACTACCGGGTTCACCTTCGCTTGCAAAGGTTACGGAATATACGAGAGCGAACGGCACCGGATTCAATATGCACCGCTCTGATTGGGAATATGTGTCTTATTTGTATGTTACCGGTTATAAGACGGGTATGTGGATCGGCAGGGAACCCGGTTATGCTGATACTCCGAACGCGCAGTTATACGAAATTCATATAAAAAACTGCGGAAACGGTCTTTATGTTCAGGACGTTAACCCCTATGGATTGCTGATATCCAATTCTACATTCGGGACAGATAAAGAGGGGAACGCCGTATATTTCTATAACGATTTCAGAACCTCCGTACAATTTAACGGCGTGGATTTCACCGGGCCTGTAGTCAGCGACGGCAGTGACGGAGTGGTGTCCTTTGAAAGTTGTACATTTGACAAATACCGTGAATACGCGCTTAGAATAAACAAAGGTAACGTATTGCTCACGCAATGCGATTTTAAACAACCGGCCAATCATGTGATCCTTGGTATAGATATGAAAACGCTCAAATCGGTAAACTCCGGTTATAACCGCAAATTGGAAGTCAAAAATAATAGCAGGTCCGCCAAAATCGAGATGAATAGTGGCAATGAATACGCATTTGAGCCGATTCCTAAAAATATAAAAACAGATATTAGCAAACACCCGAGGCCGGTGTCAAACAAAGTGATAAAAGCCGACCTGCCGAGAGTTACAGGCTTTAACAATGATAGCCCGGCAAAGGATATATCGGCTGATTTGCAGGCGGCACTTAACGCCGTTAAGACTGCCGGCGGCGGCACGCTGTATCTACCTGCCGGAAGGTATTTGGTGAACAGTCCTGTAAAAGTCCCTTCGGGAGTTGAATTGAGAGGGACATGGGACGTACAGCACCATACAAAAAATGGCGGGACAGCTATATTTACAACTTATACCGGCGGCGCTGCGGGAGAAAAAGGGCCTTCGCTCATACAGCTTGATGCAGGTGCGGGTATCAGGGGAATAACCATTGTGCAAACCAATTTAACAACTGACGGCGCCAGTGTCAGTGATCCCAGAATAACTCCGTTTCTGATCCAGGGGCAAGGTAAAAACGTTTATGTGGTGAACACGACCGTAGCATTGGGTGATAAAGGAATAGACCTTGCCTCATACAATACGGGCGGTCACTATGTCGATTACTTTGCCGGCGTACTCGTAAGAGCAGGAATTTGGGTCGGCGGCGGCGCTGAAGGCGGATTTATCCGGAACATGCAGTTCAATCCGCATTACGGTTCAAGGCTACCGCAAGGCGGCCAGGGATATCCCAGAGCATCCATGACACGTTTTGTACAATCAAATTGTAGCGCGCTCAAATTCGCAGATGTTAAAAACCAAACGATTTTCAACAATTTCGTTTACGGTTCGATATATGGTATTCATTTCCTAAAAGATGCGATAACCGGCAAAAATCCGGGTGAAATGACGGTGATAGGCCACGGTTCGGACGGATGTACGTTTTCTCTATTTGTAGAAGACGCTGACAAGAATACCAAAATAGTTGCCATCAATTCTGAGTTGGTGAATACACAAATTACATCACAGCCTGTCCGCTCGTATATTCTCATGGGCGATAAAGTGAAAACGGATAAAGTTCATCCTGACGCCCAATTGATACTGTACAACAGTGCATTCTGGGGAAGTCCTGTTATTGGAGCCATCATCAATAATGGCACCGTGCGTATCCAGCAGGGAAACTATACGCGTAGCGGCGCTCCCGGTATAGATAACAGGGGCGGGAAAGTGCATGTTTATACGACATTTTTTGCGCAACGAATGACAGGCGAGGCGGCAGGGGACAACGTATATGCAAAATTGCACGAAACGGGTGTTTCAACAGAACTCACCAATAATTATTATGTTTCAGGGCTTAGGAAAAGCAAAGCCGGAACAGGTCGTATTTTTGGTTCTGATATTGTTTTAGGGACGGATTGA
- a CDS encoding glycoside hydrolase N-terminal domain-containing protein, whose translation MKIRYLLSLILFTGIAFFQLHAQNNPFVRDIFTADPSAHVWEDGRLYVYPSHDIDPPRGCDLMDKYHVYSTDDMVNWTDHGEILSASQVPWGRPEGGFMWAPDCAYKNGTYYFYFPHPSGTEWNKTWKVGIATSKKPAADFTVQGYLELGNDNFAMIDPCVFTDDDGQAYFYYGGGSRCAGAKLKDNMTELAEPLKFMEGLEDFHEAAWVFKRNGVYYLAYADNARGHNQMRYAMSDNPLGPWKSQGVYLDKVTSDTSHGSVVEYNGQWYQFYHNCDLSGRGNLRSICFDKLYFNPDGTIQKVVQTTGLGASERKIPIDAKWTDRAEFFGKGAKPENTKNVLWYRESAKVWEEALPLGNGHLGAMVFGGVADERIQLNENTLWDGYPLDPNNPEGRKALPEVQRLLFEDKNNEAVKLAESTMMGNPKRVRSYQSLGELWFDTPELTAYDYVRTLDLSTAVSTVKYTSDGVNYTREYFASAPDNAIIVRITADKANKINLSLALKRAQDAKCEKIGNDGLLLSGRINVKDKNDQPRGVSFAAQVKAVADGGTTEVVENTGHEQLLKVKNATTLTLYITGATNYPGMENLAKGITTFSEDPKKKCAETLAKVVGKSFNQIKSGHIADHQQYFNRVDMDLGRLSPDIESLPTNERLDLARKTGQPDLGLVSNYFQFGRYLLIGSSRPGGMPANLQGLWVWQMNAPWNADFHTNINFQMNYWPSDLTNLSEMHTPLFDLTDMLIKPGEKSAETIYGARGWVVHHLTDAWGFTAPADGPQGIWPVGAAWLVQHPWDHYCYTGDKDFLAKRAWPVMKGAARFIMDFLVEAPAGTAYAGKLVTNPSYSPENAFVLPGGGHSVFTYGATMDLEIIHNLLTNCIDAANILKIDADFRKECEATLKRIPAIRISETTGRILEWAEDYKEVDPHHRHTSHLFGLHPGNQITVVGTPELAEAARKTLTARGDDGTGWGLAWKINMWNRLHDGDHAFKLLSVLLANKTYPNLFDAHPPFQIDGNFGATAAIAEMIVQSHLKKKNGSFDIHLLPSLPSAMAKTGSVKGLKARGGFVIDMVWEKGKLTEAKIYSELGGELNLRTGDMQKTYKMKKGETITVNAKLAK comes from the coding sequence ATGAAAATACGTTATCTGTTATCACTGATTCTTTTTACGGGAATCGCTTTTTTTCAACTTCATGCGCAGAACAATCCCTTTGTAAGGGATATTTTTACAGCCGACCCCTCGGCCCATGTCTGGGAAGACGGACGCCTTTATGTTTACCCGTCGCATGATATTGATCCTCCGCGCGGATGCGACCTGATGGACAAATATCACGTCTATTCCACCGACGATATGGTGAATTGGACAGATCACGGCGAAATACTCTCTGCCAGTCAGGTTCCCTGGGGCAGACCCGAAGGCGGCTTTATGTGGGCGCCCGACTGTGCCTATAAAAACGGCACTTATTATTTCTATTTTCCTCATCCCAGCGGAACGGAGTGGAACAAAACATGGAAAGTGGGCATAGCGACAAGCAAGAAACCTGCCGCAGACTTTACCGTACAGGGTTATCTGGAATTGGGTAATGATAATTTCGCTATGATCGACCCTTGCGTATTTACAGATGACGACGGGCAGGCCTACTTCTATTACGGAGGTGGTAGCAGATGCGCCGGAGCCAAACTAAAAGACAATATGACGGAACTTGCCGAACCGTTAAAATTTATGGAAGGGCTGGAAGATTTCCACGAAGCGGCATGGGTATTTAAGCGAAATGGGGTGTATTACCTTGCTTATGCCGATAATGCGCGGGGACATAATCAGATGCGGTATGCCATGAGTGACAATCCGTTAGGTCCCTGGAAATCCCAGGGTGTTTATCTGGATAAGGTTACTTCCGACACAAGCCACGGCTCTGTTGTCGAGTACAACGGACAGTGGTATCAGTTTTACCACAATTGCGACCTTTCGGGACGGGGCAACCTGCGTTCCATCTGTTTTGACAAACTGTATTTCAACCCCGACGGAACCATTCAAAAAGTAGTTCAGACAACGGGATTAGGCGCAAGCGAACGGAAAATACCGATTGACGCCAAATGGACAGACCGCGCCGAATTTTTCGGAAAAGGAGCAAAACCGGAAAACACAAAAAATGTTCTCTGGTACCGCGAATCCGCCAAGGTATGGGAAGAAGCGCTCCCACTGGGTAACGGACATTTAGGCGCAATGGTTTTCGGAGGCGTGGCCGACGAACGTATCCAGCTCAACGAAAACACCTTATGGGACGGTTATCCCCTGGATCCCAACAATCCCGAAGGACGTAAGGCGTTGCCCGAAGTACAGCGGCTGTTGTTCGAAGACAAAAATAACGAAGCCGTTAAACTGGCCGAATCAACGATGATGGGCAATCCAAAAAGAGTAAGATCATACCAGTCATTAGGCGAGTTATGGTTTGACACGCCCGAACTTACCGCTTATGATTACGTGAGGACGCTTGATCTGTCTACCGCCGTTTCCACCGTAAAATATACTTCGGACGGCGTAAATTATACCCGCGAATATTTTGCTTCGGCTCCCGATAATGCAATCATTGTCCGCATCACAGCCGACAAAGCGAACAAGATCAACCTTTCACTGGCTTTGAAAAGAGCACAGGATGCGAAATGTGAAAAAATAGGCAATGACGGTTTGCTGTTGAGCGGCCGGATAAATGTAAAAGATAAGAATGACCAGCCGCGCGGTGTAAGTTTTGCCGCCCAGGTGAAAGCAGTAGCCGATGGCGGAACCACCGAAGTCGTCGAAAATACGGGTCACGAACAATTACTGAAGGTGAAAAATGCAACCACCCTCACGCTGTACATCACCGGAGCAACCAACTATCCGGGTATGGAAAATCTGGCAAAAGGCATCACCACCTTCTCGGAAGACCCCAAAAAGAAATGTGCCGAAACCCTGGCAAAAGTTGTGGGAAAATCATTCAACCAAATCAAATCCGGGCATATTGCCGACCATCAGCAATACTTCAACCGTGTGGATATGGATCTGGGCAGGCTTTCGCCCGACATTGAATCGTTGCCCACAAACGAACGCCTGGATCTGGCGCGCAAAACGGGGCAACCCGACCTGGGCCTGGTGTCGAATTATTTCCAGTTTGGCCGTTATCTGCTGATCGGTTCTTCCCGTCCCGGCGGAATGCCCGCAAACTTGCAAGGCCTCTGGGTGTGGCAGATGAATGCACCCTGGAACGCAGATTTCCATACCAACATCAACTTTCAGATGAATTACTGGCCTTCCGACCTGACCAACCTATCGGAAATGCACACCCCGCTTTTTGATTTAACGGATATGCTGATAAAACCGGGCGAAAAAAGCGCGGAAACAATTTACGGGGCACGCGGATGGGTGGTACACCACCTGACCGACGCATGGGGATTTACCGCTCCTGCCGACGGTCCGCAAGGAATATGGCCTGTAGGAGCAGCATGGCTGGTACAGCATCCGTGGGATCATTACTGTTATACAGGCGATAAGGATTTTCTTGCCAAACGCGCATGGCCTGTAATGAAAGGTGCTGCACGTTTCATTATGGATTTCCTGGTGGAAGCTCCTGCCGGAACAGCTTATGCAGGTAAATTGGTGACCAATCCGTCCTATTCACCCGAAAATGCATTTGTACTTCCCGGTGGCGGACATTCCGTTTTCACCTACGGAGCCACTATGGATCTGGAAATCATTCACAACCTGTTGACAAATTGTATTGATGCCGCCAATATATTGAAGATAGACGCCGATTTCAGGAAAGAATGCGAAGCAACACTGAAACGGATTCCCGCTATCAGGATAAGCGAAACCACGGGACGCATTCTCGAATGGGCCGAAGATTACAAGGAAGTAGACCCGCACCACCGGCACACATCGCATCTGTTCGGCCTGCATCCCGGCAACCAGATTACCGTAGTAGGAACGCCCGAACTGGCCGAAGCAGCCCGCAAAACGCTGACCGCACGCGGAGACGATGGAACCGGTTGGGGCCTGGCGTGGAAGATCAATATGTGGAACCGTTTGCATGATGGCGACCATGCATTTAAGTTATTGTCCGTTCTGTTGGCCAACAAAACTTATCCCAACCTTTTTGATGCTCATCCGCCTTTCCAGATCGACGGTAACTTCGGAGCCACCGCGGCTATTGCCGAAATGATCGTTCAAAGCCACCTGAAAAAGAAAAACGGTAGCTTCGATATTCATCTGTTACCGTCCCTGCCATCGGCGATGGCAAAAACAGGTTCCGTAAAAGGCCTGAAAGCCAGAGGAGGATTTGTTATCGACATGGTCTGGGAAAAAGGTAAGCTGACCGAAGCGAAGATTTATTCCGAACTGGGCGGAGAATTGAATCTCCGTACCGGCGATATGCAGAAAACCTATAAAATGAAGAAAGGGGAAACCATCACAGTGAATGCAAAACTGGCTAAATAA
- a CDS encoding sugar phosphate isomerase/epimerase, translating into MNTRRDFLRKAGAGLLAAGTTPALFAGDMAKTAESSSSKEDAFKLSIAGFSFVHFKIDEALDMMKRMDVHYLCIKDFHLPFNSTDEQIADFHVKLKSKGVTGYGVGPIYMNNEGDVDKGFAYAKRVGVKVIVGVPKHEILPYIDKKVKEYDFNYAIHIHGPDIELYPHAKDVMEHVKDLDPRIGICLDIGHDARAGFDPVKDLKLYHKRVFDIHIKDVTAASKKGGTCEMGRGIIDIPAFVRTLRKVKYTGACSLEFEKDMKDPLAGLSESIGYFRGVADATR; encoded by the coding sequence ATGAATACGCGAAGAGATTTTTTGAGAAAGGCGGGAGCAGGATTACTGGCTGCCGGAACAACCCCGGCTTTGTTTGCAGGGGATATGGCTAAAACGGCGGAATCTTCCTCCTCGAAAGAAGATGCGTTCAAATTATCCATTGCAGGATTTAGTTTTGTCCATTTCAAAATAGACGAAGCGCTTGATATGATGAAACGGATGGATGTACATTATTTGTGTATTAAAGATTTTCATCTTCCTTTCAATAGTACTGACGAGCAAATTGCAGATTTTCATGTCAAACTGAAAAGCAAAGGAGTGACGGGCTATGGGGTCGGTCCCATTTATATGAACAACGAAGGAGATGTGGACAAGGGTTTTGCCTATGCCAAAAGAGTGGGAGTAAAAGTGATCGTAGGAGTTCCCAAACATGAAATATTGCCTTACATCGATAAAAAGGTCAAAGAATACGATTTCAATTATGCAATTCATATTCATGGACCGGATATAGAATTATATCCACATGCAAAAGATGTGATGGAGCATGTAAAAGACCTTGATCCGCGTATCGGAATCTGTTTGGACATAGGCCATGACGCCCGTGCAGGATTCGATCCGGTCAAGGATTTAAAATTGTATCATAAAAGGGTATTCGATATCCACATTAAGGATGTTACCGCCGCAAGTAAAAAAGGCGGAACCTGTGAAATGGGCCGCGGCATCATTGATATACCCGCATTTGTCCGCACGTTGCGGAAAGTGAAATACACCGGCGCCTGTAGCCTTGAATTCGAAAAGGATATGAAAGACCCTCTTGCCGGTTTGTCCGAATCAATAGGTTACTTCAGGGGAGTAGCAGATGCAACCAGATAA
- a CDS encoding GDSL-type esterase/lipase family protein, whose protein sequence is MNTTYRTTSIKAFFILITLLSGWCFQNNFAQENIIRVTCVGASITQGARIKDPVKNSYPGQLQSLLGAGYQVSNYGIGGSTMLRKGNLPYWNTDAYKKALNSNPDIVFIDLGGNDAKAVNRPYYNDLEQDCRDMIRSFKELPSRPRVIVLLPTAFFVTDKDGIYDPVSVNDVAPRLAKAAYEENVEVLDMHPLLIDKPELIPDKIHPEEEGSAIIARRLALQVTLPADDSFDIFEALDKQGIEYKVSNFRGYRCAVFSREGRECKVVKPQKARKDHPWIWRMRFWAHEPQTDIALLERGYHLVYCDQAERLGNKQNIKEWNDFYKLLHEGGLSQKVVLEGMSRGGVYAFNWAAANPDKVAAVYVDNPLLDMKAMYFGPDGKEKPENEITKGIEKNYHIDRKKIKKFKESPIDKINAIVKGKYPILIICAGLDEAAVNSQNTFPFEKKIRKKGGDITVIVKEGFKHHPHSFPNPQIIVDFIEKATKVNIKK, encoded by the coding sequence ATGAATACAACTTATAGAACAACAAGCATTAAAGCATTTTTTATCCTGATAACATTATTGTCCGGATGGTGTTTCCAAAACAATTTTGCGCAGGAAAATATCATCCGGGTCACCTGCGTAGGAGCCAGCATTACCCAAGGCGCCCGTATCAAAGATCCTGTGAAAAATTCTTATCCCGGACAATTACAATCATTGCTGGGAGCCGGTTATCAGGTATCCAATTACGGAATAGGCGGATCAACCATGCTTAGGAAAGGGAATCTGCCATACTGGAATACCGATGCTTATAAAAAAGCTTTAAACAGTAATCCCGATATTGTTTTCATAGACCTGGGCGGAAACGATGCCAAAGCCGTTAATCGTCCATATTACAACGATCTGGAACAGGATTGCCGGGATATGATCCGTTCTTTTAAAGAATTACCGTCCCGTCCCCGGGTAATTGTATTGCTCCCCACCGCTTTTTTTGTAACCGACAAAGATGGTATATATGATCCGGTAAGTGTCAACGACGTGGCGCCGCGTCTGGCAAAAGCAGCTTACGAGGAAAACGTGGAAGTGTTGGATATGCATCCTTTATTAATTGATAAACCGGAGTTGATACCCGATAAAATCCATCCTGAGGAAGAAGGTTCTGCTATTATTGCCCGGCGGCTCGCCCTTCAGGTTACTCTCCCTGCGGACGATTCTTTTGATATTTTCGAAGCGTTGGACAAGCAGGGAATAGAATATAAGGTAAGCAATTTCCGCGGTTACCGGTGTGCGGTATTTTCCCGCGAAGGACGTGAGTGTAAAGTGGTAAAGCCCCAAAAAGCTCGAAAAGATCATCCGTGGATATGGCGGATGCGTTTCTGGGCGCATGAACCACAAACCGACATCGCCCTGTTGGAAAGAGGTTATCACCTGGTGTATTGCGATCAGGCGGAACGTCTGGGAAATAAGCAGAACATTAAAGAATGGAACGATTTCTATAAACTACTGCACGAAGGAGGGTTGAGTCAAAAAGTGGTATTGGAAGGAATGAGCCGTGGCGGCGTTTACGCATTCAACTGGGCAGCCGCCAATCCGGATAAAGTAGCGGCAGTTTACGTGGACAATCCGCTTTTGGATATGAAAGCCATGTATTTCGGTCCTGATGGTAAGGAAAAACCCGAAAATGAAATCACGAAAGGAATAGAAAAGAATTACCATATCGACCGGAAAAAGATAAAGAAATTCAAGGAAAGTCCTATAGATAAGATCAATGCCATTGTGAAGGGTAAATACCCGATACTTATCATTTGCGCCGGGCTGGACGAAGCGGCCGTCAATTCACAAAATACCTTTCCTTTTGAAAAAAAGATCAGGAAAAAAGGAGGAGATATTACCGTCATTGTAAAAGAAGGATTCAAGCATCATCCGCACAGCTTTCCCAATCCGCAGATTATTGTTGATTTTATTGAGAAAGCAACAAAAGTCAATATTAAAAAATAA
- a CDS encoding Gfo/Idh/MocA family oxidoreductase, whose translation MTAKENNSRRTFLKQAAVLSVLPFIPALGKETTIKLASPNERVNLACCGIGNRGAEIIRDLYRTGLCNIVALCDVDMGAPHTVKILEEFPNARRFQDFREMFDKMGNEIDAVTAGVPDHAHFPIAITAMHLGKHIYSEKPLARTFYENELLIKAAKKYKKVATQMGNQGHSDANYFQFKAWVEAGIIKDVTAITAHMNGGRRWHGWDVNMKGFPKGEPVPSTLDWDKWISMAQYHDYNHDYINGQWRCWFDYGLGALGDWGAHIMDTAHQFLDLGLPYEINPIKLEGHNPFFFPMASTILFKFPKRGKMPPCEITWYDGVKNLPPIPAGYGVSGLDPNIPPPSTGSLKAELNPGKIIYSKTLTFKGGSHGSTLSIIPEDVAKEMKSKLPEVPKSPSNHYKNFLLACKGEEKTRSPFEISGPLSQVFSLGVLAQKLNIKLEFDRKKKKITNSKLANDLLAGPPPRKGWEQYYKM comes from the coding sequence ATGACAGCAAAAGAAAACAACTCCCGGAGAACATTCCTTAAGCAAGCGGCGGTGCTTTCGGTCCTACCGTTTATACCAGCATTAGGGAAAGAAACAACGATAAAACTGGCATCACCTAACGAGCGTGTGAATCTTGCCTGTTGTGGTATAGGAAACAGAGGAGCCGAAATCATCCGGGACCTGTACAGGACAGGGTTATGTAACATTGTTGCCTTATGCGATGTAGATATGGGAGCGCCCCATACGGTCAAAATATTAGAAGAATTTCCCAATGCGCGGCGTTTTCAGGATTTCAGGGAAATGTTCGATAAAATGGGGAACGAGATCGACGCTGTTACAGCCGGCGTTCCGGATCATGCGCATTTCCCCATTGCCATTACCGCCATGCACCTCGGCAAACACATATATTCCGAAAAACCTTTGGCCCGTACATTCTATGAAAATGAACTCCTGATCAAAGCCGCTAAAAAATATAAAAAAGTAGCGACACAAATGGGCAACCAGGGACATTCGGATGCCAATTATTTTCAATTTAAAGCATGGGTGGAAGCGGGCATTATTAAAGATGTAACTGCCATTACCGCCCACATGAATGGGGGCCGCCGCTGGCACGGATGGGATGTTAATATGAAAGGCTTTCCGAAAGGGGAACCGGTTCCTTCAACGCTCGATTGGGATAAATGGATCAGCATGGCACAGTATCATGATTACAATCACGATTATATCAACGGACAATGGCGTTGCTGGTTTGATTACGGATTGGGAGCTTTGGGCGATTGGGGGGCACATATCATGGATACGGCACATCAGTTTCTCGATCTGGGATTACCTTACGAAATAAATCCCATAAAACTTGAAGGCCATAATCCTTTCTTTTTTCCGATGGCTTCTACTATTTTATTTAAATTTCCGAAAAGGGGAAAAATGCCGCCTTGCGAAATAACATGGTATGACGGAGTGAAGAACTTACCACCCATCCCCGCAGGATACGGCGTGTCCGGGCTGGATCCCAACATTCCGCCGCCAAGTACCGGTTCGCTGAAAGCCGAACTCAATCCGGGTAAGATCATCTACAGCAAAACACTGACCTTCAAAGGCGGATCGCACGGAAGCACCCTTTCGATCATTCCAGAAGACGTAGCCAAAGAAATGAAGTCGAAACTTCCGGAAGTACCCAAAAGCCCGTCCAATCATTACAAGAACTTCCTGTTAGCCTGTAAGGGAGAGGAAAAAACGCGGTCACCCTTCGAAATATCGGGCCCCTTGAGCCAGGTATTTTCCTTAGGTGTTCTTGCGCAAAAGTTGAATATAAAATTAGAATTCGACAGGAAGAAAAAGAAAATCACCAATAGCAAATTGGCCAACGATCTGCTGGCAGGGCCTCCGCCACGGAAGGGATGGGAACAGTATTACAAAATGTAA